Part of the Arcobacter sp. F155 genome, ATATATTGAAGATGTAAGAGCTCCTTATAAAAAAGATTTAAATAGAGTAATTGCAACTACTGAACAAACACTGTTTAGAAGAGGTAACTTCAATGGTTCTTGGGACCAAATTATTTGTGATGCTTTAATGGATGTAAAAGGTGCTGATATCTCTTTATCTCCAGGATTTAGATGGGGAACATCTGTAATTCCAGGACAAGATATTACTTTTGATGATTTAATGACTCAAACAGCAATGACTTATCCAGAAACTTATGCTAGAGATATCTCTGGTAAAGATATTAAGCTTATTTTAGAAGATGTAGCAGATAACTTATTTAACGAAGATCCATTCTACCAACAAGGTGGAGATATGGTTAGAACAGGTGGTATTTCTTATAGAATTAATCCAACTGCAAAAATGGGTGAAAGAATTTCTGACATTACACTTACTAAAAATGGACATAAACTTGAAGCTAACAAGTCTTATAAAGTTGCAGGTTGGTCTACTGTTGGTTCTAAAGCTCCAGGTGAACCAGTATGGGAAACTGTAGAGACTTACTTACAAAATGTTAAGCATATTGCAAACCTTAAAATTGATACTCCAGATATTGTTGGAATCAAAGGAAACCCTGGAATTATTTAATAGTTTCAGAATGATAAAACATAAAGAAATCTTTCTTTATGTTTTTGATTTATAAAGTATTTAAGAAAGTATTTTATAAATCAAAAGAAGGACAAAAGATGATTAAAAAGGCGTTTATAGTTCTATTTGCCTGTTTTATATCTACAAATTTATTTGCAGACTTTCAAGAGGGTAAAAAACTTTTTGAACAAAAATGTGCTCAATGTCATAAAGGGTATATCTCATTTAAAAAACTAAAAGAGAACTTTTATGAGAGAAATAATCAATTATTAAAACTAGAAACTCCAACAGAGAATATGCTTGCTTGGGCAATGATGGATAGTAGTAGAAAAATTGGTGACCCAAATGATGAAGATATGAGGTCAATTGAGATTGAAGAGTATTTAAAAAACTATTTAGAAAAACCAGATAGAAATAATAGTATTTGCGATCAGACTGCTTTAAAGTATTATAAAAAGAAAGAGCCAATAAAAATAACAGATGAAGAAGCTGAACTTTTAGCTCAATATTTTATGGGATACAAAGAAGATAGACTTAAGAATATGCCAAAAGCAAATAAGATTCTAACTTCAAACTATGATGAAAAAGAGATTTTAAAAGAAGCGCAAACAGAAGGAAAACATATTATTGTTTATGCTACTTCTAAAACTTGTTACTTCTGTAAAAAAATGGAAAAAGATGTATTAAATCAGCAAGATGTTAAAGATATCATGGCAGAAGATTATATTTTCTTAAAAGTTAATGTTGATTATGTAAACTTACCTTTTGGTTTAAAAAAGCATTTTAAAGGGATGACTCCTACATTTTTTGTATTAACTTCAGGTGGAGAGTTATTAAATACTTATCCTGGAGCTTGGATTAAAAGTGATTATTTACAAATTTTAAAAGAGAATCTATAATTTATGATTATTGGTAAAGTAATAGGTACTTTTAGTGCTAAAAAGGGTGATAGTGGACTTCCTAGACCAAAGGTTGATAGTTTAAAACTAATAGAGGGGTTTGGAATAGAAGAAGATAAGTTTGCTGGAAAAGACTTAGAAAAAACAGTAATGATAGTAGGGCAATACAGTTACGATATCTCTTCAAAAGAGGGAATTAATATCCAAGCTGGCTCTTTAGGTGAAAATATTTTATTTGATTTTAATCCACATGATTATAGTGTAGGAACTAAGTTTAAAATAGGTGAAGCAGTTATACAAATAACTGAAAACTGTACCATTTGTAATCATTTAGCAGTATTTGGTAAAAAGTTACCAGAAATCGTAAAGGATTGCAGGGGTATTTATTGTACTATTATAAATAATGGAGTTATAAAAAAAGATGACTCTGTAGAGTTAATATAAAGGATATATAATGAAAAGAATTTTTATTTTAATGTTTGCATCAGCACTATTTTTATTTGCAAAATCAGAGTTTAGTGAGCCACATCCTACATTTGATGAGCCAAGAAAAGTAGCTATTCAACTTTATGATTCTGACTTGGAAAAAGTAAATCATAATCTTAGTACGATTTATAACATTTTAAAAGAGTACCCAGCAGAATCACTAAAAGTAGTTGTTATTGCCTATGGAAATGGGGTAAGAGCTTTAAAAACAGATTATGATGCAGCTACTCTTAAAAGAATCAAGTCTTTAGTTGAGTATGATGTAGAGTTTATAGTTTGTAAAAACACTATGGAAACTATGAAGTGGACAGAAGATGATTTTATTGATGATGCAAGTTTTGTTCAAGCAGGAATAGTAGAATTAATAGAGAGACAAGTTGATGGCTATATTGGAGTTATAGCTTACTAATTTCATAAAAGGAGTTTACAATGTTAAAGAAGATTTTTACGACAGGATTTTTATCATTAGCTTTAGCTACAACTGTTTATGCAGCTAATGTTAGTAAAGAGCAGTGTGAATCAAAAGAGGGAAGCTTTATTTACGCAGGAAATGAGTGTATTGAGTATAAAGCCTTTGAATCTGAAGACAATGAAGTTATTACTGTAATTGTTCATGGAACTTGGGATTTAGGAACAAATACTCTTGGTAGATATGCTCCTTTTGCAGAAACTATGAATATGATAACAGATTTAACAACTATTGCAGTTGCTCTTCCTGGGTATTCAGATTCATCAACAAACAACTTAAAACCATTAGCAAGTAAAGAAGTTAAAAATTTAGCAGCTAAAAAAGAGTATGTTGAATTTTTAGGAGAATTAGTTTCTTCTTTAAAACAGAAGTACAATGCGCAAAAAGTTAACTTTATCGGTCATAGTGCAGGGGCAATGATGGGTGCAACTTTAATTGGTACAAAGCCTGATTTAATTCAAAATATTGCTTTAGCTGGTGGAAGATATGATATTCATAAAGTAAGTGATGAAAAAGATTTAATCTCAATGGTTGATGTATTAGATAATATAAATAAAGATACTAAAATCTTATTTATTTATGGAACTGAAGATAAAATTTCAAAACCAGAAGTTACTACAAGTTTTTATGAAATAGCTAAAAATAAAGGCTTAAATGTAAAACTAGTAAAAGTAGAAGGTGCAGCTCATATTGATTTAGATATGACAGATACTGCTACAGAAGCTACTGTAGAGATGTTTGAAGAGGAATAATTACTCCTCTTCATAAAACTCTAGTTCATTGTATGCATCAAATACATTTCTAGAGTTTAACTCTTCATATAAAGCTTTATCTTTAAACTCTTCCATTTTAATATGTTTTGTTACCTCAGCTGAACCAATTTCTTCCTCAACAGCTTCTAAAACTCTTTGTTTTAATAGTGTAAAGTATTGTTTTGTTTCATTTATGGCATTTTTACTTGTATCATGACCGTGCCCAGGAATTAGGTTTTTATAATCCATTTTTTCCATCATTTCAACAGCTTTAAGTTGACCAATAACTGAGCCATTTCTATTAGAAGTAATTCTTCCATTCATAACTAAATCACTAGAAAATAGTGTTTTATTTGAAGGGATATATACAAATAAGTCATCACTAGTATGAGCTTTTTTCCCTACAGGAATAATTTGAACTTCCATATCATCAACTTTAATAGAAGTTGCTTCTTTAATCTCATGTTCTACTCTTACTATTTTTGTATTTTTAATAGCATCTTTAGGAAGCATTTTAAACATTCTTGTTTTAGAGCCTTCCTTATAGTTTTTATTTATACTTGAAGAACCAATTATTTTTGCATCAAACTTCTCTTTATAAAATGAAGCACCTAACCAGTGGTCATCATGTTCATGTGTTAAAAAAACTGTTTTAACTGGAAGTTTTTTTATCTCACTCATTTTTTCATATGCTTGTTTTGCTAATTCATAAGTAGCTCCTGCATCTACTAAAAGGTAGCTTTTGCCAGTACTTACAAAACAGTGATTTGACATAAATCCACCATTGTGTTTTGAAGGTGCTTCAAGCTTTCCTAAAAAACACCATGTATTATCATTGATTTTTTTTGGTTCTAGCTTATAATCAAATGCAAAAACTGATGTACTTAAGCCTAAAGCAACGATACTTGAAATAATCTTTTTCATCTTTATCCTTATTTGTTTTTCTTATATTTCTTCATGAAGTATTTTAGTAAATCTAAGGTATAATTAGCATTAATATTGTAATATAATCAACAAATTTTTAGGAATATTTATGGATAAAAAAAGACAAATGAATTTCAATCTAAATAATTTTTTATTGTCATTATCAAATGCATTTGATGAAGTAGAATCAAGATATTTTAATACAAGTAAAAACCACTCTAAAAGAGTTGCCTATTTAAGTTTAAAGTTTGCCTTAGAGTTTAACTATAAACAAGATGCTTTATTTGATATTTGTGCTTATTCTTTGATGCATAATATAGCTTTATCACAAGCAAAAGAGGATAAAGAAAAGTTTTGTAACTTGGCAAATGAATACGCGATGAAACTTCCTTTTGATTTTAAAGAGCAAAAAGATGTTTTAAAGTATCAGTATGAAAGTTTTGATGGAAGTGGACCTTTTAATCTAAAAGAGTATGATATTCCATTATTCTCACAGTTTATCTACTTTGCAAACCATATAGATACAAAATTTGATTTAAGTAAAAACTCTGTAGAAAATAGAACTAAAATACTAGCTTATATAAAAGATAAAGAGAATATACTTTTTTCAAGTGATTTAGTTGAGTGTTTCGAAGAGTTTGCTCAAACTCAAAGCTTTTGGCTTGATTTACAAAATGAAAATGAGTTACTTACTTTTATTTTTTCTACACTACAAGACAAAACTATAGTTTTAGATTTTGAAGAGCTTTTAGAGATTACTTCTATCTTTACACTATTTACTAATGAAAATCTAAATATCATAGAAAATGCATCTAGAGTTGCTGAATTCTATAACTTTGAACACAAAGATAAACAGACATTTATGATTGCAGCTTCTTTATGTAATATTGGAAAACTTTATATTGACGAAAAAATACTAAATAAGCAAAACTCTTTAGATGATAATGAATATGAAGAAATAAAAGCTTATCCATACTATATAAAAAAAGTCTTATCAAATATTATTGGTTTTAATGATATCTGTTCATACGCTTATAAGGTACAAGAACAAATTGATGCAAATGGATATCCTTTTAGCTTAGAAGCAAAGGATTTAAGTCTAAAAGATAGAAGTCTAGCTTTAGTTAATATATATACTGCATTAACAAGTAATAAACCATATAGAAAAGCTTATACTAGAAAAGAAGCTTTTGATATCTTAGAGCAAATGGCAAAAGAGAATAGGGTAGATGAAACTATTGTCAATGATTTTAAAGAGATTTTTAAATAGTAAATCAAATTAATGATTTACTATTCTGAAGTTGTTGTTAGATTTAACATTTTCCAAGAATACATTCCACCTCTATACCAAGAGATTTTTTCTTCTGGATAACCAATTTTTATAAGGTTTTCAATAGCGAAAGTTGATTGTGGACACCATACTCCATTACAAAATAGAACTAACTCTTTAGCCTGTGTGAAATCATATTTTCCTTTTGATACTTCTTTAACTCCAATCATATCAAGAACATCATAGAAATCATCAGGGTATTTGTCTTTATTAAAGTAAGTAAATGGAATATTTTCAGCAGTTGGTATACTCATTTGTAAGAACCAATCAGGAAGCCTTGCATCAATTAATAGCATATCATCTCTTTCTTGAGACTCTTTTATGAAGTTAATAACTTCTATTTCTCCAATAGTTTGTATTTTGTCTGTTATTTTCATAGGAGTGATTTTTCCAACAGTAGTAACAAACTTCTTAACGCATTTTGAAGATAATCCTTCTTTTGCATAGTCTCCTGACCAAATATTTTTAGGATCAGCTCCATTTATTTGTCTACACTCTTCATCATGTATTCTTTTTATATTGTATGTTTTTTCATCATACTTAACTTCTACACCATCACCTCTTAAGTTTAACTCACTCGCATTTACTGCTAAAGTTAGTAATGAAGTAGCTAGGGCTATTTTTAGTGTGTGTTTTAACATTTTAACTCCTTTTTGTTTATTAGAAAATATTATAATAATTTCATATATTTAAACTTAAAAATATTAAATAATAATTTTCTTAACAAAAGCTAAGTAAATATAACATTACGTGTGGTACAATTTGAAAAAAATATGGAGAATACTATTAAATCTCAATCACAAGCTTATAAATTTGCATTAATAGCAGTATTCCTTTGGTCAACAGTTGCTACAGCTTTTAAATTTGCATTACAATATTTATCACCTGAAGAGTTAGTATTACTCTCTTCTTTAACTTCATTAGCTGCACTGTTTTGTGTGCTAATAATAAATAAGAAACTAAATCAAGTATTACCATATATAAAGAAGAATATAAAATTAGTTTTTATTTTAGGACTTATTAATCCATTTTTATACTATCTAGTTTTATTTAAAGCTTATGATTATTTACCAGCTCAAGAAGCACAAGCTATAAATTATACTTGGGCTTTAATGTTAGCATTTCTTTCTGTTCCATTTTTAAAGCAGAAACTTACATTCAATGATATTGTTGCAGGGATTATCTGCTATTTTGGTGTATTAGTTATATCAACAAAAGGTGAACCTTTTTCTTTAAACTTCTCAAATATAGATGGAGTATTGTTAGCACTATTTAGTACAATTCTATGGTCTTTATATTGGATATTTAATACAAAAGCAAAAGGTGAGTCAACAGTAATGCTATTTTCTAACTTCTTAGTTGCTACACCAGTTATAATAATATACTTCGTTTTAACACAACCTCTTAGTGTTCCTAATTCAAGTGGAGTATTAGCAGCAGTTTATGTAGGATTGTTTGAAATGGGTATTACTTTTCTATTTTGGTTAAAAGCAATGCAAAATGCCCAGAATACTTCAAAGATTGCAAACCTAATTTTTATCTCACCTTTTATGTCCTTAATCTTTATATATTTCATTCTAAATGAAAAGATTTTTATCTCTACTTTAGTAGGTTTAGCATTCATCATTGTTGGACTACTAATTCAGCAAAAAAAAGCCAAAGAGTAGCAATAAAATAGCATTTTAAGAAAATTACAATAAAATGATATATTAGTTATAATAAATGGTCTTTTTTTAAGTCTTAATTTATTTTTACTGTGAAATAATGAATAGTTTTCAAAAGTCATTACTTTTAGTACTACTAAAAAAACATTAGAAATATTGTTTGGATTTAGACTAGAAAAAGATTTAATTTAAGGAAAGGGGATTAGATGAAATTAACTAAGTTAGCTAGTGCTTTTGCACTAAGTGCAGCTGTTTGTACTTCAGTATTTGCAGCAGATACAGTTAAGATCGGTGTTCAAGCACCAATTACAGGGAAGTATGCAAATGAGGGACAAGGTATTGACAACTTTGTTAGACTTATTGTAGATGAAAAGAACAAAGAGGGTGGACTACTTGGTAAAAAGATTGAAGTAGTTACTTGTGATGATGAAGCAAAAGCTCAAAAAGCAGCTGTTTGTGCTAAGAAGTTAGCAAATGCAGGTGTTTTTGCTGTAATTGGTTCTTATACTTCAGGAGCAACAGAAGCTGCTCAAACTACTTATTATAGAAATAAGATTCTTCAAACTTCAGATGGAACTTCAGATTCTTTAATTAAAAGAAAATATTGGACATTCTTTAGAAACTCATTTCCAAACTCAGCTCAAGGTGAGTTTACAGCAGACTATTTTGTAAATCAAAAGAAATATCAAAGAATTGCAGTATTATCTGATTATTCTTCTTATTCTGATGGATTAGCAAACTCTGTAGAGGATTCTATTAAAAAGCTTGGTGGTAATGTAGCATTTAGAGGAAAGATTAAATCTGGTACTCAAAACTTTACAGCTATCTTAACTAAAATCAAAGCATTAAACCCAGATGTAATTTATTACTCAGGTTACTATACTGATGGTGGACTTTTAAGAGTTCAACAACAACAATTAGGAATTAACGCTGACTTTGTTGGTGGTGATTCAAATGATAACCCAGACTTCTTAAAACTTGCAGGAAAAGCTGCAGAAGGTGTTTATTTAGTAAATGTACCAACTCCAGATATTTTACCTTATGAAGCTGCTAAAAAATACTTAACAGCATATGAAGATAGATTTAACATGAAGCCTCCTTCAATTTGGGCTGTAGTTAATGCAGATGGTTTAAGAGCAGTTATGGAAGGTGTTGAAAAAACAAACTCATTTGATACTAAAAAGATTTCTGACTATATTAGAAATGATATGAAAGATTTCCCAGGAATTACTGGACCATTTAACATTAGAGAAGATGGTGAAAGAGTTGGAGCATCTTTAATGGTGTATCAAATTCAAAATGATGGAAGCTACAAAGTATCATTCAACAAATAATAAGAGAGCCTAAATAAATGGATATTTTTCTTCAACAGTTAATCAATGGTTTGACTATAGGAAGTTTATATGCATTAGTTGCTTTAGGTTATACAATGGTTTACGGTGTGATGAAGTTAATCAACTTCGCACACGGTGACCTTGTTGCCTTCTCAGCTTATGTTGGACTTACTATATTTACACAGTTTTTTGGTGCAAGTGCAGTTTCTTTTGTTAATGTAATTATCATTTTCTTATTGACTGCTATTATTGTTGCTTTTGTGGGTGTTCTTCTTGAGCGTCTTGCATATAGACCTTTAAGAACGGCACCAAGACTTAGTGCTGTTGTTTCAGCACTTGGTGCAGCTTTAGTTATTCAAAATGGAATAATGCTTATTTGGGGTCCAAATATGCAAATTTTCCCAGCAGATTTATTACCTAGTACAACTTGGAATGTTTCTGGTGTAATTATTACATTTACACAGCTTTGTATTTTAGTACTTTCAGCTGTATTAATGATAGCTTTATACTTCTTTATTAATAAAACAAAGATTGGTACTGCTATTCGTGCAACTGCAATTGACCAAGATGCAGCAAAACTAATGGGTATTAATGTTAATAGAATTGTTATGATTATTTTCGTAGTTGGTTCTATGCTTGGTGCTATTGGTGGTCTGTTTATTGGTATTTATTATAGATCTTTAACATTTGATATGGGATGGGTTTATGGTCTAAATGCCTTTATTGCAGCTATTATTGGTGGAATTGGTTCAATTCCAGGAGCTATGATTGGTGGATTATTACTTGGATTATTTAATGCTTTAATTGCAGGTTATATCTCAACAGAATGGGCTGAGACATTTACTTTTGTTCTTTTAATTATTATCTTAATTGTTAGACCAACAGGTATTCTTGGTGAAAAAACAGCGGAGAAAGTATAATGAATAAGACTACTTTAATTGCTACTATATTTATATTAGTTATGGCTGTTTTCCCATTTACTGTTGATTCAGCTTGGCTTAGTATTGGTATTACGTTTTTAGTATTTGCTACAGTTGCCTTTTCTCAAGATATTATTCTTGGACGAGCAGGTGTATTTAATATGGGACATGCTATTTTCTTTGGTATTGGAGCATATACAACAGCAATATTAAATGTACATTTTGGTTTAGAAATTATTGCAACTATTCCATTTGCAATTATCTTTCCTGTAATTGTTGCTATTGTACTTGCAGGTCCAATCATTCACCTAAGAGGTGATTATTTACTTGTAGCAACAATTGGATTTAATATCATTTTTGAACAGGTTTTATCAAATGATTTATTTGGTTTAACTGGTGGTCCAAATGGTATTTTTGGAATCGATGTTGTAAGAGTATTTGGATATGAATTATGGTCAGATACTGCAATTTACTATATGGCATTTGGACTTCTTTTAATTACACTGTTAATTATTAGAAACCTTGATAACTCAAGATATGGTAGAGCACTTTATTATATCAATAAAGACGAAATTGCTGCAAAGTCTATGGGTATTAATATTCCATATTATAAACTATTTGCCTTTGCACTAGGTGCTGCTATTGCAGGTGTTGCTGGTTCTATTTTTGCAATTCAGTATTCAGCTGTAAGTCCTGAGTCATTCTCATTTATGCAGTCAGTTATGTTCTTTGCTATTGTACTTGTTGGTGGTTCTGCATCACTTCCAGGTGTAATTATTGGTACATTTGTAATGTTTGTACTACCTGAACTATTTACAGAGTTTAAAGAGTCAAGATATTTAATCTTTGGTGCTGCAATGGTTCTTACTATGGTTCTTAGACCAAATGGTGTATGGCCAGCAACTTTTGGAAATATTCCAAAGTATTTAAAAGAAAAAGCACTAAAAGCAAAATCAAAAGGAGAAACTGAATAATGAAATATGTACTAGAAATAGATAACGTATCTAAGTTTTTCCATGGTCTTGTTGCAATTGATGACTTAACTATTAAAGTAAAACCTGGGCAAATCTATGGGATTATTGGTCCTAATGGAGCAGGGAAAACTACACTTTTTAACTGTGTTACTGGTATTTATACACCAGAGCAAGGAACTATTAAATATAAAGGTGAAGATATCACTGGAATGCAACCTCATAAAATTGCTCAAAGGGGAGTTTTAAGAACATTCCAAAATATTAGGCTATTTAAAGAGATGAGTGTAGCTGAAAATATTATGGCAGGATATCATACAAAGTCAAAACAAAAATGGTATCACGCAATTATCCATACTCCTGCATATAAAAAAGATGAGCAAGAGGCTTGGAAAAAAGTTGAAGAGTTAATGGAGTTTTTTAATTTAACTCATTTAGCTACAAATGCAACTGGTGATTTATCTTATGGTAATCAAAGAAAAGTTGAGATGGCAAGAGCATTAGCTGCAAAGCCTGAACTTCTTATTTTAGATGAGCCAGCAGCAGGTCTTAATGAAAATGAGACAATTGAGTTAACTGAAATCATTAGAAAAATATCTCAAATGGATATTGGTATTATGATGATTGAACATGATATGGAAATGGTTATGAATTTAACTGATTATATCACTGTTATTAACTTTGGAAAAGAGATTTCTCAAGGTGAACCAAGTTTTGTACAAAATGACCCAAGAGTTGTAGAAGCTTATATTGGTTCTGATGATGACGAGGAGGAAGAGCAAGATGGTAAATAATGAGATTTTATTAGATATAAAAGACCTTCACGTTTCATATGGAGCTATTTCTGCAATTAAGGGAATTAATATTCAAGTAAGACGTGGAGAAGTTGTAACAATCTTAGGTGCAAATGGTGCTGGAAAAACTACAACTTTAAGAACAATCTCTGGCTTACTAAAAGCAAAACAAGGTAGTATTATCTTTGATAAAAATGATATTACTAGTACTCCTGCTCATGATATAGTAAGTTTAGGTATGTCTCACTCTCCTGAAGGAAGAAGAGTTTTTGGAACACTTACTGTTGAAGAGAACTTGATGATGGGTGCATATACACTTAAAGACCACGACAAAGAGACATTACAGTGGATTTATGACATCTTACCAAGACTAAAAGAGAGAAGAAAACAGCTTGCTGGTACTCTTTCTGGTGGTGAGCAACAAATGCTTGCAATAGGACGTGCTATTATGTCAAAACCAAAGCTTTTAATTCTTGATGAGCCTTCACTTGGACTTGCACCTATTTTAATTAAAGCAATTTTTAAAGCAGTAAAAGAGATTGCACAAAGTGGTGTAACTGTTTTATTAGTAGAACAAAATGCGAAGGCTGCATTGAAGTTAGCTGATAGAGCTTATGTTTTAGAAGTGGGTCATATTACCCATGAGGGAACATCTGAAGAGTTATTAAACTCAGAGAAAATCCAAGAAGCTTATCTTGGTAAAAAACACTAAATAGTAGTAAGGGAAATCCTACTACTATTTAAAAAATGGTTCAATAATATAACAGCTCATTGACCACTCTTCATCATCTTTTGTTTTATGGATTTCTCCACCTTTAAATGTTGCTTTTAAGTTATCATAGTTAGCTACTACTTTATCAAAGTTTTTGATTATCTCAGGAATTCTTTTATCAAGCTTCTTTCTTGCATCTTTAGTAATATCAGAGTAGAAAGTAAATACTCCATAATCTAAACTAGACTCTTTATAGTTTTCATCCCTTTGAATCATTTTACAGATTCTATCTACTTCATCTAAGTACTCTTTTTTAGTATTTATAACATTATTTTTAACAGAGATAATTACTCTTGAAATTGAGTCATTGTGGTTACTATGAGGAATTCTTTCATCAAGTGTTATACTAAAAGTACCTTCTGTAAGATCTCTTTTAGTCATAAAGTTTGGATATTCATCTCTATCAGGTAGTGAACATCTTAAAATATCTGTAACAGTAGCATTTATAAATATTTCTGGTGTGTGCTCTTCTATTTTTGCTATCTCTTGAGCAATATGAATAGTTACAATTTTATGGGGACCATAAGAAAGACTTAGTCTATCATTTGTCCAAAATAAAAAGTTGTTTTTAGCATTTACAATACCATTTAAAATAGCATCTACTACTTTTTCTTGTTTTGGAAAGTTATTCATAGTAGTTTTCCTCTACTTCTTCAATAATGCCACTTTCATAAAGAATATTTTCTATAAGTCTATTTTTTGATACATTGATTTTCTCTGAAAGAATAACTAATGCATCATCAAGTTTTGAATCAATTTTAATAGTTAGCTGAGTAATCTCTTTTTTGTTTTTAAGACTTTTATCTATTACATTTCTTATAATTTGTCTATCATATTTTTGTTTAGCCAAAAAATAACCCTTTGATTTTTGTTTACTTATATTACTTTGATTTCTTTTAAAACTCCTTGAAGTAATGCTTTTTAGGTTTTATAGAACAGTTTTACACAATACTATAAATAAGTAATTTTAGATACTAAAATAAGTAAAATTTAAGTCTAAATTAAGTTTTTGTGTGTGATAATTTTTGAAAGGTACTACTTTTTGTATTACTTAATAAAATTTATGCTTTTAATTATAAGGATACGGGATGAGAGAAGAAAAAGAGATTATAGAATCAGCAGTTAAACTGGCTGAAAAATGGCAAAGAAGAGCTACTGAGTTAGTTAGTGACTACGATAGAGAGTTCTATAAGAAGATGAACAAGATGTTAGAGCATCCAAAAGACAAAGCTTTACTAATTGAGTTAATGGACCAATGCTTTAGATGTGAATCAAATGATAGAATTGCAAATCAAATCATTTTTTTACTTGAAAAGCATGGTATGGCACACTTTTTTACTACAAAAGATAGAATGCTTTTATGGTTATTCCAAAATATAGGTAAATTTTTACCAAACCTTTCTGTACCAATGTTTGTAGATCAAATTAGAGATGACACAAAAACTGTTGTATTAAAAGGTGAAGCAGAACCATTTAATAAGCATCTTAAAATGAGAAAAGAAGAGGGTACAAGGGTAAATATTAATTTAATTGGTGAAGTAGTTCTAGGGGAAGAAGAAGCTAGTGAAAGAATTGAAAAGTATTTAAAAGCTTTAGAAAACCCAAATATTGACTATATTTCTATTAAAATCTCTACAATTTATTCTCAAATAAGTGCTTTAGATTTTGAACATACAGTTGAAGTATTAGTTGAAAAGCTAAGCAAAATTTATGCTCAAGCTAAAAAATATCCTTATATTGCACCAGATGGTACAAAATCAAATAAATTTATCAACCTTGATATGGAAGAGTATAGAGACTTAGATATTACAGTTGAAGTATTTAAAAGAACTTTAGCAAAAGAAGAGTTCAAAGACTTCTATGCAGGAATTGTACTTCAAGCATATTTACCTGATTCATTTAATGTACAAAAAGATTTATGTGAA contains:
- a CDS encoding thioredoxin family protein, whose amino-acid sequence is MIKKAFIVLFACFISTNLFADFQEGKKLFEQKCAQCHKGYISFKKLKENFYERNNQLLKLETPTENMLAWAMMDSSRKIGDPNDEDMRSIEIEEYLKNYLEKPDRNNSICDQTALKYYKKKEPIKITDEEAELLAQYFMGYKEDRLKNMPKANKILTSNYDEKEILKEAQTEGKHIIVYATSKTCYFCKKMEKDVLNQQDVKDIMAEDYIFLKVNVDYVNLPFGLKKHFKGMTPTFFVLTSGGELLNTYPGAWIKSDYLQILKENL
- a CDS encoding MOSC domain-containing protein, producing the protein MIIGKVIGTFSAKKGDSGLPRPKVDSLKLIEGFGIEEDKFAGKDLEKTVMIVGQYSYDISSKEGINIQAGSLGENILFDFNPHDYSVGTKFKIGEAVIQITENCTICNHLAVFGKKLPEIVKDCRGIYCTIINNGVIKKDDSVELI
- a CDS encoding DsrE family protein, which translates into the protein MKRIFILMFASALFLFAKSEFSEPHPTFDEPRKVAIQLYDSDLEKVNHNLSTIYNILKEYPAESLKVVVIAYGNGVRALKTDYDAATLKRIKSLVEYDVEFIVCKNTMETMKWTEDDFIDDASFVQAGIVELIERQVDGYIGVIAY
- a CDS encoding alpha/beta hydrolase, with the protein product MLKKIFTTGFLSLALATTVYAANVSKEQCESKEGSFIYAGNECIEYKAFESEDNEVITVIVHGTWDLGTNTLGRYAPFAETMNMITDLTTIAVALPGYSDSSTNNLKPLASKEVKNLAAKKEYVEFLGELVSSLKQKYNAQKVNFIGHSAGAMMGATLIGTKPDLIQNIALAGGRYDIHKVSDEKDLISMVDVLDNINKDTKILFIYGTEDKISKPEVTTSFYEIAKNKGLNVKLVKVEGAAHIDLDMTDTATEATVEMFEEE
- a CDS encoding MBL fold metallo-hydrolase — its product is MKKIISSIVALGLSTSVFAFDYKLEPKKINDNTWCFLGKLEAPSKHNGGFMSNHCFVSTGKSYLLVDAGATYELAKQAYEKMSEIKKLPVKTVFLTHEHDDHWLGASFYKEKFDAKIIGSSSINKNYKEGSKTRMFKMLPKDAIKNTKIVRVEHEIKEATSIKVDDMEVQIIPVGKKAHTSDDLFVYIPSNKTLFSSDLVMNGRITSNRNGSVIGQLKAVEMMEKMDYKNLIPGHGHDTSKNAINETKQYFTLLKQRVLEAVEEEIGSAEVTKHIKMEEFKDKALYEELNSRNVFDAYNELEFYEEE
- a CDS encoding HD-GYP domain-containing protein: MDKKRQMNFNLNNFLLSLSNAFDEVESRYFNTSKNHSKRVAYLSLKFALEFNYKQDALFDICAYSLMHNIALSQAKEDKEKFCNLANEYAMKLPFDFKEQKDVLKYQYESFDGSGPFNLKEYDIPLFSQFIYFANHIDTKFDLSKNSVENRTKILAYIKDKENILFSSDLVECFEEFAQTQSFWLDLQNENELLTFIFSTLQDKTIVLDFEELLEITSIFTLFTNENLNIIENASRVAEFYNFEHKDKQTFMIAASLCNIGKLYIDEKILNKQNSLDDNEYEEIKAYPYYIKKVLSNIIGFNDICSYAYKVQEQIDANGYPFSLEAKDLSLKDRSLALVNIYTALTSNKPYRKAYTRKEAFDILEQMAKENRVDETIVNDFKEIFK
- a CDS encoding rhodanese-like domain-containing protein, with protein sequence MLKHTLKIALATSLLTLAVNASELNLRGDGVEVKYDEKTYNIKRIHDEECRQINGADPKNIWSGDYAKEGLSSKCVKKFVTTVGKITPMKITDKIQTIGEIEVINFIKESQERDDMLLIDARLPDWFLQMSIPTAENIPFTYFNKDKYPDDFYDVLDMIGVKEVSKGKYDFTQAKELVLFCNGVWCPQSTFAIENLIKIGYPEEKISWYRGGMYSWKMLNLTTTSE